The Epilithonimonas zeae genome contains a region encoding:
- a CDS encoding NADH-quinone oxidoreductase subunit C, whose protein sequence is MTNEFVLEAITREFPESVISSSEPYGMLTVEIKKDDIKKVIHYLKDSSLEINFLTDVCGIHYPETPEKEIGVIYHLHNMMTNFRIRLKVFMTRENVEVDSLTELYAGANWMERETFDFYGIKFKGHPDLRPILNMEDLGYHPMLKEYRLEDGTRTDKNDSMFGR, encoded by the coding sequence ATGACGAACGAATTTGTATTAGAAGCTATCACGAGAGAATTTCCTGAGTCTGTGATTTCAAGTTCAGAACCATACGGAATGCTGACGGTTGAAATCAAGAAAGACGATATCAAGAAGGTAATTCATTATTTGAAAGATTCAAGTTTAGAAATTAATTTTTTGACGGATGTTTGCGGGATTCATTATCCTGAAACACCTGAGAAAGAGATTGGCGTTATTTATCATTTGCATAATATGATGACCAATTTCAGAATTCGTCTTAAAGTTTTTATGACGAGAGAAAATGTTGAAGTTGATTCTTTGACTGAATTATATGCCGGAGCCAACTGGATGGAAAGAGAGACTTTTGATTTCTATGGAATCAAATTCAAAGGACATCCGGACTTGAGACCAATCCTTAATATGGAAGACCTAGGTTACCACCCAATGTTGAAAGAATATCGCTTGGAAGATGGAACCAGAACAGACAAGAACGATAGTATGTTCGGAAGATAA
- a CDS encoding NADH-quinone oxidoreductase subunit B, whose product MSDNKPVIKTDAPAPPGFEGEGFFATQLSSVIGMARKFSLWPLPFATSCCGIEFMATLNPTYDASRFGMERNSFSPRQADMLMVCGTISKKLGPVLKEVYTQMAEPKWVVAVGACASSGGIFDTYSVLQGIDKIIPVDVYVPGCPPRPEQIIEGVMQVQALAESESIRRRDMPEYQHLLDSYNIDN is encoded by the coding sequence ATGTCAGATAATAAACCAGTAATAAAAACAGATGCGCCCGCTCCTCCAGGATTTGAAGGAGAAGGATTCTTCGCAACACAATTGAGCAGTGTGATCGGGATGGCAAGAAAGTTCTCACTTTGGCCTTTACCTTTTGCAACATCTTGCTGTGGAATCGAATTTATGGCGACATTGAATCCAACTTACGATGCATCAAGATTTGGAATGGAAAGAAACTCTTTCTCTCCAAGACAGGCAGATATGTTGATGGTTTGCGGAACTATTTCTAAAAAATTAGGACCAGTTTTGAAAGAAGTTTACACCCAGATGGCTGAGCCAAAATGGGTGGTTGCTGTTGGCGCTTGTGCTTCCAGCGGTGGTATTTTTGATACTTATTCGGTTCTTCAGGGGATCGATAAAATTATTCCTGTTGACGTTTATGTTCCAGGGTGCCCACCAAGACCAGAACAAATCATTGAAGGTGTAATGCAGGTGCAGGCTTTGGCAGAAAGCGAAAGCATCAGAAGAAGAGATATGCCAGAGTATCAGCATTTGTTAGATTCATACAACATCGACAACTAA
- a CDS encoding NADH-quinone oxidoreductase subunit A: MNLPENYIPILIQAGVGLGFVIISLLGAHFLGPKQKKGNSTKNSSWECGIPVEGNARTPFSIKYFLTAVLFVLFDIEIVFFYPYAVNFREFGMEGFLAVLTFVAIFFVAFFYVWKRGALDWDK; encoded by the coding sequence ATGAATTTACCTGAAAATTATATTCCAATACTCATTCAAGCAGGAGTTGGATTGGGCTTTGTTATCATTTCTTTGTTGGGTGCACATTTTTTGGGACCAAAACAAAAGAAAGGTAATTCTACCAAAAATTCAAGTTGGGAATGTGGTATTCCTGTTGAGGGAAACGCTAGAACGCCTTTCTCCATCAAATATTTCTTAACTGCTGTATTGTTTGTATTATTCGATATAGAAATCGTATTTTTTTATCCTTATGCTGTTAACTTCAGAGAATTTGGAATGGAAGGCTTTTTAGCCGTACTTACGTTTGTTGCTATTTTCTTTGTCGCTTTTTTCTACGTCTGGAAAAGAGGCGCTTTGGATTGGGACAAATAA
- a CDS encoding GNAT family N-acetyltransferase codes for MENIIIKQVVTESDLIKFIKFPMELYKNNPNFVPPLINDEKDIWNKDENPALLYSQAKQFLAYKNDKIVGRIAVMINNKEAQELGIKKVRFGWIDFIDDEEVSKALINEAIKYAKENQIDKIEGPMGFTNLDKAGMLIFGFDKLATMIGIYNFEYYPKHLEKLGLVKEKEWVEFELQFPDVLPEKIEKFSALIAQKYKLRTLKFNNKKEILPYVEPMFKLLDETYKSLSTYTPISDEQIKSYKEKYFSFIDKDYITCVADENDNLVAFAITMPSYSKALQKANGKLFPFAWWHFLQAGKKNDRANFYLIGIHPEYQRRGVTSMIFKSIQMNLKSKGIKFLETNPELEENKNVQVLWQDYHPVHHKSRRTYSLNIND; via the coding sequence ATGGAAAACATCATTATAAAGCAAGTGGTTACGGAAAGTGATTTGATAAAATTCATAAAATTCCCGATGGAATTGTACAAGAACAACCCGAATTTTGTTCCACCTTTAATCAACGATGAAAAAGACATTTGGAATAAGGATGAAAATCCTGCGTTGCTATATTCTCAGGCGAAACAATTTTTAGCTTATAAAAATGATAAAATCGTTGGTAGAATTGCGGTGATGATTAATAATAAGGAAGCTCAGGAATTGGGAATCAAAAAAGTAAGATTTGGATGGATTGATTTTATTGATGACGAGGAAGTTTCCAAAGCTTTGATTAATGAAGCAATTAAATACGCCAAAGAAAATCAAATCGATAAAATCGAAGGTCCAATGGGATTTACGAATCTTGACAAAGCCGGAATGTTGATTTTCGGGTTTGATAAATTGGCAACAATGATTGGAATTTACAACTTCGAATATTATCCGAAACATCTGGAGAAATTAGGTTTGGTTAAGGAAAAAGAGTGGGTAGAATTTGAATTGCAATTCCCTGACGTTTTACCAGAAAAAATAGAGAAATTCAGTGCTTTGATTGCTCAGAAATACAAATTGAGAACTTTAAAGTTTAATAACAAAAAAGAGATTCTTCCTTATGTAGAACCGATGTTTAAGCTTTTGGATGAAACTTACAAATCGCTTTCAACTTACACACCAATTTCGGACGAGCAAATCAAATCTTACAAAGAGAAATACTTCAGTTTTATTGATAAAGATTACATCACTTGTGTTGCGGACGAAAATGATAATTTAGTGGCTTTTGCGATTACAATGCCTTCTTATTCCAAAGCTTTGCAGAAAGCCAACGGAAAGCTTTTCCCTTTTGCTTGGTGGCATTTTTTACAAGCCGGAAAGAAAAACGACAGAGCAAATTTTTATTTGATAGGAATTCATCCGGAATATCAGAGACGTGGTGTTACTTCTATGATTTTCAAATCCATCCAGATGAATCTTAAAAGTAAAGGCATTAAATTTCTTGAAACCAATCCAGAGTTAGAGGAAAACAAAAACGTACAAGTTCTTTGGCAGGATTATCATCCCGTGCATCATAAAAGCAGAAGAACCTACTCTTTGAACATCAATGATTAA
- a CDS encoding zinc metallopeptidase produces the protein MTGYYLIIGISMLFSWIVSSRLKSKFEYYSKVHLRNGMSGKEVAEKMLRDNGITDVQVVSVPGHLSDHYNPENKTVNLSEAVYMQRNAAAAAVAAHECGHAVQHAVGYSMLQLRSKMVPIVNISSNLLQFVLFAGIAIMAATRSIDNPNGNTTVLAIGVILFAVTTLFAFITLPVEYDASNRALQWLKSTGTVTAEEYEGAEDSLKWAARTYVVAALGSLAQLLYFASMLLGNRR, from the coding sequence ATGACTGGTTATTATTTAATTATTGGAATTTCTATGTTGTTTAGTTGGATTGTTTCCTCTAGACTCAAATCGAAGTTCGAATATTACTCCAAAGTCCATCTACGAAATGGAATGTCTGGAAAAGAAGTTGCGGAAAAAATGTTGAGAGACAACGGGATTACCGATGTTCAGGTAGTTTCTGTTCCAGGACATTTGTCTGATCATTATAATCCTGAAAATAAAACAGTTAATCTTTCGGAAGCGGTTTATATGCAAAGAAACGCCGCCGCCGCCGCAGTTGCAGCTCATGAATGTGGACATGCTGTACAACATGCAGTTGGTTATTCTATGTTACAATTGAGGTCAAAAATGGTTCCGATTGTCAATATCAGCTCTAATCTTTTACAGTTTGTTTTGTTTGCTGGTATTGCCATAATGGCAGCAACCAGAAGTATTGATAATCCAAACGGAAATACAACAGTTTTAGCAATTGGTGTAATATTGTTTGCTGTGACAACATTGTTTGCATTTATAACATTACCAGTGGAGTATGACGCTAGTAATCGCGCTTTGCAATGGTTGAAATCTACAGGAACAGTAACTGCTGAGGAATATGAAGGCGCAGAAGATTCTTTGAAATGGGCGGCCAGAACTTATGTTGTGGCAGCGCTCGGTTCTTTGGCGCAATTGCTTTATTTTGCATCGATGTTATTAGGGAATAGAAGGTAA
- a CDS encoding IMPACT family protein produces MFEFQTIQKPIEDILLKEKGSKFIGFAYPVNSESEIKDSLNHLKSIHPKATHHCYAYRLGINGENYRANDDGEPSGSAGLPIYNQLLAHQITNILVVVIRYYGGTKLGVGGLVKAYKESAKYTLEQATIITKELESKIELKFKFSQQNQIFTLLNKYDAKILDFDAQEICIIQANIKTSKRESISDELSEMLLEFNFS; encoded by the coding sequence ATGTTTGAATTCCAAACCATACAGAAACCGATTGAAGATATTTTGCTCAAAGAAAAGGGAAGCAAGTTCATTGGTTTTGCTTATCCCGTTAACTCTGAATCTGAGATTAAGGATTCATTAAATCACTTAAAATCAATTCATCCAAAAGCAACACATCATTGTTATGCTTACAGATTAGGAATCAACGGCGAAAATTATCGCGCTAACGATGACGGCGAACCTTCCGGAAGTGCCGGATTGCCTATTTACAATCAACTTCTCGCCCATCAAATCACGAACATCTTAGTAGTTGTGATAAGATATTACGGAGGAACAAAATTAGGCGTTGGTGGACTTGTAAAAGCTTACAAAGAATCAGCGAAATATACTTTAGAACAAGCCACGATCATTACTAAAGAATTAGAATCTAAAATCGAATTAAAGTTCAAATTCTCACAACAAAATCAAATTTTTACTTTGCTTAATAAATACGATGCAAAAATCCTTGACTTCGATGCTCAGGAAATTTGTATCATCCAAGCCAATATCAAAACCTCTAAAAGAGAAAGCATCTCAGACGAGTTGTCCGAGATGCTTTTGGAATTTAATTTTTCATAA
- a CDS encoding 3-oxoacyl-ACP synthase III family protein, with the protein MPNTVIIGSGSYIPENVIEGSHFKDSIFYDDNNQLIEKPTEEIIEKFVDITEIKRRRYMNPEDFNSDLGLRASIEAIEDAGIDKEEIDYIIYATNFGELDTDGVPNFMPSMSARLKGKLGIKRRDCVNYDMIFGCPGWVESLILADTMIKAGKAKTVLVVGGETLSRVTDPYDRNKMIFADGAGAVVVTATEDTTVGVIADNTLCDNGEELCFLENAPSLNLEHDQSKLYIRMRGRKIYEYALKNVPDAIKATIEKANLDISDISKVLIHQANAKMDYAMIGRLFKLYGQKEYDHAISPMTIQELGNSSVATVPTLFDLIRKGKMEGQHFTPGSHILFTSVGAGMNINCVVYKFPEGKI; encoded by the coding sequence ATGCCTAATACAGTAATCATTGGCTCCGGAAGTTATATCCCGGAAAACGTAATAGAAGGTTCTCATTTCAAGGACTCGATTTTCTATGATGATAATAATCAATTGATTGAGAAACCAACTGAGGAAATCATCGAGAAGTTTGTAGATATTACGGAAATCAAAAGAAGGAGATATATGAATCCTGAAGATTTTAATTCTGACCTTGGTCTCAGAGCTTCTATTGAAGCTATAGAAGATGCAGGTATTGATAAAGAAGAGATTGATTATATCATCTATGCCACCAATTTTGGGGAATTAGATACGGATGGTGTTCCGAATTTTATGCCTTCTATGTCAGCTAGGCTGAAGGGTAAATTGGGAATTAAAAGAAGAGATTGTGTCAATTATGATATGATTTTCGGTTGTCCGGGTTGGGTAGAATCTTTGATTCTTGCTGATACGATGATAAAAGCTGGAAAAGCTAAAACTGTTTTGGTAGTTGGTGGTGAAACTTTGAGTAGAGTAACTGACCCTTATGACAGAAACAAAATGATTTTTGCAGATGGCGCTGGAGCTGTTGTTGTAACGGCTACGGAAGATACTACTGTTGGTGTGATAGCGGATAATACGCTTTGTGATAATGGTGAAGAGCTTTGCTTTTTGGAAAATGCACCTTCTTTGAATTTGGAGCACGATCAAAGTAAATTATACATCAGAATGAGAGGTCGTAAAATCTACGAATACGCTCTGAAAAATGTTCCTGATGCAATAAAAGCAACTATTGAAAAAGCGAATCTCGATATTTCCGATATCAGCAAAGTCTTGATTCATCAGGCTAATGCAAAGATGGATTATGCGATGATTGGCAGACTTTTCAAATTATACGGACAAAAAGAATATGATCACGCGATTTCTCCGATGACGATTCAGGAATTAGGAAATTCTTCAGTTGCAACAGTTCCTACTTTGTTTGATTTAATCAGAAAAGGGAAAATGGAAGGTCAGCATTTCACGCCAGGTTCTCATATTTTGTTTACATCTGTTGGCGCCGGGATGAACATCAATTGTGTTGTTTACAAGTTTCCGGAAGGGAAAATTTAA
- a CDS encoding metallophosphoesterase codes for MQKNILFLLGIFLVLETYVYQAFKTVYTSQNARFIYWIPTIIIYTFLIYSVFTFNRASHKYLNFQIVFSVILIFVLPKILVAIFLLIEDIIRLLNFGYNYVATDNHIYPSRRKFISLVGLGSGAILAGMVLDGIIFGKYRHKARIVRLKLKNLPASFKGYKIVQISDVHSGSFQNPKKLQHAIDLINEQNADLVLFTGDMVNNYADEFVPFIDLFSQIKGKDGKFAVLGNHDYGEYGEWKNEEERRNNIPLLVEYEKKAGFQMLRNENRIIERNGEKLYILGVENWGIPPFPQFGDLDKATQDVPVESCKILMSHDPSHFDAVVKNHPKDVQLTLSGHTHGMQFGIDLKNFKWSPVKYKYPKWADLYQSGDKYLYVNRGFGVIGYPGRVGVLPEITVFELS; via the coding sequence ATGCAAAAGAATATTTTATTTCTTCTAGGAATTTTTTTAGTGTTGGAAACTTATGTTTATCAAGCTTTTAAAACAGTTTATACAAGCCAGAATGCAAGGTTTATTTATTGGATTCCTACCATTATCATTTATACTTTTTTGATTTATTCAGTCTTTACTTTCAATAGGGCTTCTCACAAGTATCTGAATTTCCAAATCGTCTTTTCGGTCATTTTAATTTTTGTTCTGCCGAAGATTTTAGTCGCTATTTTTCTTTTGATTGAGGATATTATCAGACTTCTGAATTTCGGTTACAATTATGTCGCAACAGATAATCACATTTATCCGTCAAGGAGGAAGTTTATCAGCTTGGTTGGACTTGGTTCGGGAGCGATTCTGGCGGGAATGGTTTTGGATGGAATTATCTTTGGGAAATACCGTCACAAAGCAAGGATTGTAAGACTTAAACTCAAAAACTTACCAGCGAGTTTCAAAGGTTATAAAATTGTTCAGATTTCTGATGTTCACAGTGGGAGTTTCCAAAATCCCAAGAAATTGCAGCACGCTATCGATTTGATTAATGAGCAAAATGCAGATTTGGTACTTTTTACCGGAGATATGGTTAATAATTATGCGGATGAATTTGTTCCCTTTATTGATTTGTTTTCTCAGATTAAGGGTAAGGACGGGAAATTTGCGGTTTTAGGAAATCACGATTACGGTGAATATGGCGAATGGAAAAATGAGGAAGAAAGAAGAAATAATATTCCACTTTTGGTTGAATATGAAAAGAAAGCTGGTTTCCAAATGCTTCGAAATGAGAATAGAATCATAGAAAGAAACGGGGAAAAATTATATATTTTAGGTGTAGAAAATTGGGGAATTCCACCGTTTCCACAGTTTGGAGATTTAGATAAAGCAACGCAAGATGTTCCTGTAGAATCTTGTAAAATCCTGATGTCTCACGACCCGTCACATTTTGATGCGGTAGTGAAAAATCATCCAAAAGACGTTCAATTAACGCTTTCCGGACACACGCACGGAATGCAGTTCGGAATTGATTTGAAGAATTTCAAATGGTCGCCTGTGAAATATAAATATCCTAAATGGGCAGATTTATATCAAAGTGGCGATAAGTATCTCTATGTCAATCGTGGTTTTGGCGTTATTGGTTATCCAGGTAGGGTAGGAGTATTGCCAGAAATTACCGTGTTTGAGCTGAGTTAA
- a CDS encoding polysaccharide deacetylase family protein, protein MVLLTFNISISENKILNTKNISEKELITSIEEKTEIILLLLELHEFKATFFVEVSIVDKLQKLLKKISFSGHEIAFYNVNSTPENIEKTKQNLEHFLEKPVRGLRQKYHQISYSEIKNLDFNYVSNIEESKLNFLWRKLTAKTEIHIENDLTIVPESQSPYSQLPFNDYVFQVTPMKYYESMLLESLKNNEYVMIYVNAWQFFNRNESPFDLPFYKKINTGRTFEDRLEQLFQFIDENEIAVSRMKDYLF, encoded by the coding sequence GTGGTTTTATTAACTTTCAACATATCAATTTCTGAAAATAAAATATTAAACACTAAAAATATTTCAGAAAAAGAATTGATTACATCTATCGAAGAAAAAACAGAAATCATTTTGCTTTTATTGGAACTTCATGAGTTCAAAGCAACATTTTTCGTTGAGGTTTCTATTGTTGACAAGCTTCAAAAACTACTAAAAAAGATTTCATTTTCAGGACACGAAATCGCATTTTATAACGTCAATTCCACGCCAGAAAATATAGAAAAAACCAAGCAAAATTTAGAGCATTTTTTGGAAAAACCAGTTCGTGGTTTGAGACAAAAATATCATCAAATTTCGTATTCCGAAATCAAGAATTTGGACTTCAATTATGTTTCGAATATCGAAGAATCCAAGCTCAATTTTCTATGGCGAAAATTGACTGCAAAAACTGAAATTCATATCGAAAATGATTTGACCATCGTTCCGGAAAGTCAGTCACCCTACTCTCAACTTCCGTTCAATGATTATGTCTTTCAGGTCACACCGATGAAGTATTATGAGAGTATGCTTTTGGAGAGTTTGAAGAATAATGAGTACGTGATGATTTACGTCAATGCGTGGCAATTTTTCAACCGAAACGAATCACCTTTTGACTTGCCATTTTACAAAAAGATAAATACCGGCCGAACATTTGAAGACCGTCTTGAGCAGCTATTTCAATTCATTGATGAAAATGAAATAGCTGTATCGAGAATGAAGGATTATTTGTTTTAA
- a CDS encoding NAD-dependent epimerase/dehydratase family protein yields MTEKILITGALGQIGTELTVRLSEIYGKENVIASGLDKWKEGITEAGYYERLDVTNFQAVTDVIKEHNITTVYHLASLLSGTSEKQPLFAWKLNLDPLIHLCELAKEGTLKKIFWPSSIAVFGKGIPKENVGQEVVLNPTTVYGISKMAGEKWCEYYFEKYGVDIRSIRYPGLISWKAPAGGGTTDYAVEIFYEAVEKGKYTSFISENTAMPMLYMDDAIDATIKLMTAPKEQVKLRYSYNLGGMSFTPKELAAEIKKTIPDFEIKYEPDFRQAIADSWPASIDDSAAKQDWRLDYKFDISSMSIDMINNLKKKLGK; encoded by the coding sequence ATGACAGAAAAAATTCTCATCACCGGCGCACTAGGGCAGATTGGAACGGAACTAACCGTTAGATTATCAGAAATTTATGGTAAAGAAAACGTTATTGCTTCTGGACTCGACAAGTGGAAAGAAGGCATTACAGAAGCTGGTTATTACGAAAGACTGGATGTAACTAATTTTCAAGCCGTTACAGACGTCATAAAAGAACACAACATTACTACCGTTTATCATTTAGCATCGCTTTTATCCGGAACTTCAGAAAAGCAACCACTTTTTGCTTGGAAACTGAATCTTGATCCGTTAATCCATCTTTGCGAATTAGCAAAAGAAGGAACATTAAAAAAGATTTTCTGGCCAAGTTCTATTGCCGTTTTCGGAAAAGGAATACCTAAAGAAAATGTTGGGCAAGAAGTTGTTTTGAACCCGACAACTGTTTACGGAATATCAAAAATGGCAGGCGAAAAATGGTGCGAATATTATTTCGAAAAGTATGGAGTTGACATTAGAAGTATTCGTTATCCAGGTTTGATTTCCTGGAAAGCACCAGCAGGTGGAGGTACCACAGATTACGCTGTAGAAATATTTTATGAGGCTGTAGAAAAAGGAAAATATACGAGCTTCATCAGTGAAAATACAGCGATGCCAATGTTATATATGGACGACGCCATTGACGCAACAATCAAGCTGATGACAGCTCCAAAAGAACAGGTGAAATTACGTTACTCTTACAACCTTGGAGGGATGAGTTTTACACCAAAAGAGCTGGCAGCAGAAATCAAAAAAACAATACCTGATTTCGAGATAAAATATGAGCCGGATTTCCGTCAGGCAATTGCAGATTCTTGGCCAGCGAGTATTGATGATTCTGCTGCAAAACAAGACTGGAGATTAGATTACAAGTTTGATATTTCGTCAATGTCAATAGATATGATAAATAATCTTAAAAAGAAATTAGGCAAATAG
- a CDS encoding sulfurtransferase — MKNQSPIIEVAELFTISENPNLRIFDGRTGPNAKEEYLKKHLENSVFVDLNSDLAEIDNPKNGGRHPLPKFEDFIKTLGSLGIDKDSHVVIYDDKNGANAAARFWWMLRAVGQTNVQVLNGGLQFAENQNYPLSSGEDSYPETDYISGHQDWQLPQIWMDDVKLATQDSGSVIVDVRESQRYDGITELIDLIAGHIPNAKNFPFIDNLDDDGLFKSPELLKNLYSELFENYDQNKITFHCGSGVTACHSLLALDYAGFDIPNLYVGSWSEWSRNEV; from the coding sequence ATGAAAAATCAATCGCCAATAATTGAAGTTGCTGAACTTTTTACCATATCTGAAAATCCGAATCTGAGAATTTTTGATGGCCGAACTGGTCCAAATGCTAAAGAAGAATATCTTAAAAAACATCTTGAAAATTCGGTTTTTGTTGATTTGAATTCTGATTTGGCCGAAATTGATAATCCAAAAAATGGAGGAAGACATCCGCTACCAAAGTTTGAAGATTTTATAAAAACTTTAGGGAGTTTAGGAATTGATAAAGATTCTCACGTTGTAATTTATGATGATAAAAACGGAGCTAATGCAGCAGCGAGATTTTGGTGGATGTTGCGTGCGGTTGGTCAGACCAATGTTCAGGTTCTGAATGGTGGTTTGCAGTTTGCAGAAAATCAAAATTACCCTTTGAGCTCTGGTGAAGATTCTTATCCAGAAACCGACTATATTTCTGGACACCAAGACTGGCAATTGCCACAAATCTGGATGGATGATGTTAAATTGGCAACACAAGATTCGGGTTCTGTGATTGTTGATGTCCGAGAATCTCAACGGTATGACGGTATCACAGAGCTAATTGATTTGATTGCAGGACATATCCCGAATGCTAAGAATTTTCCATTCATTGATAATCTGGATGACGATGGTTTGTTCAAATCTCCTGAACTTCTCAAAAATTTGTATTCAGAATTATTTGAAAATTATGACCAAAATAAAATCACGTTCCATTGCGGAAGTGGCGTGACGGCTTGTCATTCTCTTTTAGCTTTGGACTACGCCGGTTTTGATATTCCGAATTTGTATGTTGGAAGCTGGAGCGAGTGGAGCAGAAACGAAGTTTAG
- a CDS encoding T9SS type A sorting domain-containing protein, with translation MKKFYSLLAAVALTATVNAQVFSENFDTLTGASTYTGGNSGGWSGSIATGPLTGKLAGWVNTSAAGGDKCLKLGSGSNMGSAITPEFSTTATALKLTFRAGAWNSTNEKVTITVSVAGGSATVADGAITLTKGEFNTYTVNLTNVVGPLKLKFSADVAANNRFFLDDVLVEDAATMAVGDATKGKANLVKNTIVANELIFGASAKVSVYNTAGQVVKTAAVAENSRLDVSALPKGTYVVTGLVNGQAVSQKVIKK, from the coding sequence ATGAAAAAATTCTATTCTTTATTGGCAGCAGTCGCTTTGACTGCAACAGTAAATGCGCAAGTATTTTCTGAAAACTTTGATACATTAACAGGAGCATCTACTTACACTGGAGGAAACTCTGGAGGATGGAGTGGAAGTATTGCTACAGGACCTTTGACAGGCAAATTAGCTGGCTGGGTAAATACTTCAGCTGCAGGAGGTGATAAATGTCTTAAATTAGGTTCTGGAAGTAATATGGGAAGTGCAATTACTCCTGAATTCTCTACAACTGCAACTGCACTTAAATTAACTTTCAGAGCAGGAGCTTGGAATAGTACAAACGAAAAAGTAACAATCACTGTAAGTGTTGCTGGCGGTAGTGCTACAGTAGCAGATGGTGCAATCACACTAACTAAAGGAGAATTTAATACTTATACAGTTAATTTAACAAATGTTGTAGGACCACTAAAGCTTAAATTTTCTGCAGATGTAGCTGCTAATAACCGTTTTTTCTTGGATGATGTTTTAGTTGAAGATGCAGCTACAATGGCAGTAGGAGATGCTACAAAAGGAAAAGCTAACTTGGTGAAAAATACAATCGTAGCAAATGAATTAATCTTCGGAGCTTCTGCAAAAGTATCAGTTTACAATACTGCTGGTCAAGTTGTAAAAACTGCTGCGGTTGCTGAAAACTCCAGATTAGATGTTTCTGCTTTGCCAAAAGGAACTTATGTAGTAACGGGTCTTGTTAATGGACAAGCTGTATCTCAAAAAGTAATTAAGAAATAA
- a CDS encoding T9SS type A sorting domain-containing protein translates to MKKFYSLLAAVFLTATINAQIYSTGFESSDSFSSDNVYNNTTVTFSGAAGKQWGTFYGTPSTTSPLTGNQSMQMRWYTSATSSKGYTYTNFNTTGVEKVTFSAANTNGINVIVSYSANNGTTWLSPQTFTLTTTKTEYTYNVPSSATGGLRFKFELTYATAPTATSRLYIDDVKFFAPTMAAIDAAKGKTNLVKNTIVSNELIFGTSARVSVYNTAGQVVKVAEVTENTRLEVSALPKGTYIVTGLINGQAVSQKVIKK, encoded by the coding sequence ATGAAAAAGTTCTATTCTTTATTAGCTGCAGTTTTTTTAACTGCAACAATCAATGCACAAATCTATTCTACAGGATTTGAATCAAGCGATAGTTTCTCATCAGACAACGTTTACAATAATACAACAGTTACGTTTAGTGGTGCTGCAGGGAAACAATGGGGGACGTTCTACGGAACACCTTCTACCACTTCTCCGCTGACAGGGAACCAATCTATGCAAATGAGATGGTACACAAGTGCGACTAGCAGCAAAGGTTACACGTATACTAATTTCAATACTACTGGTGTTGAGAAAGTGACATTTAGTGCGGCCAATACCAATGGAATTAATGTTATCGTTTCTTATTCCGCCAATAACGGAACCACTTGGTTAAGCCCACAAACCTTCACATTAACTACTACAAAAACCGAGTATACTTATAATGTGCCATCGTCAGCTACAGGAGGACTTAGATTCAAATTTGAATTAACTTATGCTACAGCTCCTACTGCGACATCCAGACTCTATATTGATGATGTCAAATTCTTTGCGCCTACAATGGCCGCAATAGATGCTGCGAAAGGAAAAACTAATTTGGTTAAAAATACAATTGTCTCAAACGAATTGATTTTTGGGACTTCTGCAAGAGTATCTGTTTATAACACAGCTGGTCAGGTTGTGAAAGTTGCTGAAGTGACTGAAAACACAAGATTAGAAGTTTCGGCTTTGCCAAAAGGAACTTATATCGTAACAGGTCTTATTAATGGACAAGCAGTTTCACAAAAAGTAATTAAAAAGTAA